A genomic window from Lotus japonicus ecotype B-129 chromosome 1, LjGifu_v1.2 includes:
- the LOC130727578 gene encoding uncharacterized protein LOC130727578 isoform X1 — protein sequence MAGGRRILSMFLVAFMWINAQYAFVSCTLTPQVQRKIARANQKGPYLGLIIPNTFELDPLLQNSDYTPSKLTIDFAGRRFRFGAIGHKPVILVMTGMGMINAGVTTQLLLSLFTVEGVVHYGVAGNANPSLHIGDVAIPQYWAHLALWSWQRYGQGPNDSLPFDFTKEVGYLEFANYTSNSSSSVDSDNQLNNIWYEPEEVFPVDGIPEETKHALWVPVDSKYYHIAQKLKGLKLKACINSTTCLSTIPKVELVDRGTSASIYLDNAAYRTFLYNKFNVSPVDMESASVALICLQQRVPFIVFRALSDLAGGGSAQSNEADTFASLAATNSVTVVVEFVKLLSLHRKRWNML from the exons ATGGCAGGTGGTAGGAGAATCTTGTCCATGTTTCTTGTGGCATTTATGTGGATTAATGCCCAATATGCATTTGTAAGTTGTACTTTGACACCACAAGTGCAAAGAAAAATTGCTAGAGCCAATCAAAAGGGACCTTATCTTGGTCTGATCATACCAAATACTTTTGAACTAGACCCTCTTCTTCAGAATTCAGACTACACTCCAAGTAAACTCACCATAGACTTTGCTG gaaggAGATTTCGATTTGGAGCCATTGGCCACAAGCCTGTTATACTGGTCATGACAGGAATGGGCATG ATAAATGCAGGTGTAACTACTCAGCTTCTATTAAGCTTATTCACAGTTGAAGGAGTGGTGCACTACGGTGTTGCTGGAAATGCAAACCCATCCTTGCATATTGGAGATGTAGCCATTCCTCAATACTGGGCTCATTTAGCACTTTGGAGTTGGCAG AGGTATGGGCAAGGGCCTAATGATTCGTTACCCTTTGACTTCACAAAGGAAGTAGGATACTTAGAATTTGCCAATTACACCTCAAACTCATCTTCAAGTGTTGACAGTGATAACCAGCTCAACAATATCTGGTACGAACCAGAGGAAGTTTTTCCAGTTGATGGCATTCCAGAAGAGACCAAACATGCTCTTTGGGTCCCTGTAGATTCCAAGTACTACCACATTGCTCAAAAACTCAAG GGCTTGAAGCTAAAGGCGTGCATAAACTCAACGACATGCTTGTCCACTATACCAAAGGTGGAACTTGTTGATAGAGGAACAAGTGCGAGCATCTACCTAGACAACGCAGCGTACCGAACCTTCCTCTACAACAAATTCAATGTGAGCCCAGTGGACATGGAAAGTGCATCAGTGGCTCTTATATGTTTGCAACAAAGAGTGCCATTCATTGTTTTCAGGGCTCTCTCCGACTTGGCCGGTGGCGGCTCCGCCCAGTCTAATGAGGCCGATACTTTCGCATCACTCGCCGCCACTAACTCTGTCACAGTGGTTGTTGAGTTTGTTAAGCTCTTGTCACTCCACCGCAAGAGGTGGAACATGTTATAG
- the LOC130727578 gene encoding uncharacterized protein LOC130727578 isoform X2: protein MYMSFGTKNTITSIIEGRRFRFGAIGHKPVILVMTGMGMINAGVTTQLLLSLFTVEGVVHYGVAGNANPSLHIGDVAIPQYWAHLALWSWQRYGQGPNDSLPFDFTKEVGYLEFANYTSNSSSSVDSDNQLNNIWYEPEEVFPVDGIPEETKHALWVPVDSKYYHIAQKLKGLKLKACINSTTCLSTIPKVELVDRGTSASIYLDNAAYRTFLYNKFNVSPVDMESASVALICLQQRVPFIVFRALSDLAGGGSAQSNEADTFASLAATNSVTVVVEFVKLLSLHRKRWNMLYS, encoded by the exons ATGTATATGTCTTTTGGTACGAAAAACACTATTAcatcaattattgaaggaaggAGATTTCGATTTGGAGCCATTGGCCACAAGCCTGTTATACTGGTCATGACAGGAATGGGCATG ATAAATGCAGGTGTAACTACTCAGCTTCTATTAAGCTTATTCACAGTTGAAGGAGTGGTGCACTACGGTGTTGCTGGAAATGCAAACCCATCCTTGCATATTGGAGATGTAGCCATTCCTCAATACTGGGCTCATTTAGCACTTTGGAGTTGGCAG AGGTATGGGCAAGGGCCTAATGATTCGTTACCCTTTGACTTCACAAAGGAAGTAGGATACTTAGAATTTGCCAATTACACCTCAAACTCATCTTCAAGTGTTGACAGTGATAACCAGCTCAACAATATCTGGTACGAACCAGAGGAAGTTTTTCCAGTTGATGGCATTCCAGAAGAGACCAAACATGCTCTTTGGGTCCCTGTAGATTCCAAGTACTACCACATTGCTCAAAAACTCAAG GGCTTGAAGCTAAAGGCGTGCATAAACTCAACGACATGCTTGTCCACTATACCAAAGGTGGAACTTGTTGATAGAGGAACAAGTGCGAGCATCTACCTAGACAACGCAGCGTACCGAACCTTCCTCTACAACAAATTCAATGTGAGCCCAGTGGACATGGAAAGTGCATCAGTGGCTCTTATATGTTTGCAACAAAGAGTGCCATTCATTGTTTTCAGGGCTCTCTCCGACTTGGCCGGTGGCGGCTCCGCCCAGTCTAATGAGGCCGATACTTTCGCATCACTCGCCGCCACTAACTCTGTCACAGTGGTTGTTGAGTTTGTTAAGCTCTTGTCACTCCACCGCAAGAGGTGGAACATGTTATA CTCATAG
- the LOC130727574 gene encoding protein NRT1/ PTR FAMILY 1.2-like encodes MENVIEEPLLNKHNSNVKGGFRTIPFIIANEACERLASLGLMPNMILYLTKVYGMQTAEASNFLLLWSAATNFIPLIGAFLADSYVGRYPMIGFGSIASLLGMVLLWLTTLFPTSRPICNQFANSCSSPTTIQLLILHSSFALMSIGAGGIRSSSLAFGIDQLSKRDKDAGIKESYLSWYYAAVSVSSLLGLSVVVYIQDNMGWKVGFGVPVILMFIATVSFFLATPFYVMLEAKRNILSGLAQVFVASYRNRLLQLPQEDKNGIYHHEKDSILQVPTDKLRFLNKACIIGNPLQDLTPNGRALNPWNLCTVDQVEDLKALLKIIPIWTTGIMLTVNVSQGSFLVLQASSMDRHITSNFQVPAASFATFMILSLILWVILYNQVLVPVASRIKGRQTLLGTKQKMGVGLFSCCISIASLAVVESVRRKIAIEQGYSEQPQAVVNMSAMWLLPREILDGLAEAANVIGQIEFFLTELPQSMSSVASTLGGLGMSVGSLVASFVLSAVDSVTGGRGNESWLSSNINKGHYDYYYGIICALSIVNFVYFLYCSKSYGPCKERGK; translated from the exons ATGGAGAATGTGATAGAGGAACCACTTCTGAACAAGCACAACTCCAATGTCAAGGGTGGCTTCAGAACCATACCTTTCATCATAG CAAATGAGGCATGTGAGAGGCTTGCGAGTCTTGGGCTAATGCCTAACATGATATTGTACTTGACCAAAGTGTATGGCATGCAAACTGCTGAAGCAAGCAATTTCCTGTTACTTTGGTCGGCCGCCACAAATTTCATACCCCTCATTGGTGCTTTCCTGGCAGACTCCTATGTCGGTCGGTATCCCATGATTGGTTTTGGATCTATTGCTAGTCTACTG GGAATGGTTCTTCTATGGCTAACAACTCTATTTCCAACATCAAGGCCAATATGTAACCAATTTGCCAACAGTTGCAGTTCCCCTACAACTATACAACTTTTGATCTTGCATTCTTCTTTTGCCCTAATGTCCATTGGAGCGGGAGGCATAAGATCATCTTCCTTAGCCTTTGGTATAGACCAGTTAAGTAAAAGGGACAAAGATGCAGGAATCAAAGAGAGCTACCTCAGCTGGTACTATGCTGCTGTGTCCGTGTCATCGCTGCTAGGTTTAAGTGTTGTTGTCTATATACAAGATAACATGGGGTGGAAAGTGGGATTTGGAGTTCCTGTTATCCTAATGTTTATAGCCACTGTCTCATTTTTCTTAGCAACACCATTTTATGTAATGCTGGAAGCTAAAAGGAACATCCTAAGTGGGTTAGCTCAGGTCTTTGTAGCTTCTTACAGAAATAGACTTCTGCAGTTACCACAGGAGGACAAGAATGGTATCTACCACCATGAGAAGGATTCCATTCTCCAAGTGCCAACTGACAAATTAAG GTTTCTCAACAAAGCATGCATAATTGGAAATCCCCTACAAGATCTAACACCCAATGGAAGAGCTTTGAATCCTTGGAATCTTTGTACAGTAGATCAAGTGGAAGACCTCAAGGCACTTCTAAAGATAATCCCAATCTGGACAACAGGAATCATGTTAACTGTGAATGTCAGTCAGGGTTCATTTCTGGTACTACAGGCATCCTCTATGGACCGCCACATTACTTCAAATTTTCAAGTTCCTGCAGCTTCCTTTGCAACATTTATGATTTTATCTTTAATACTTTGGGTTATACTTTATAATCAAGTTTTGGTCCCTGTGGCATCGAGGATAAAAGGGCGCCAAACACTCCTAGGTACGAAACAGAAAATGGGGGTAGGTCTTTTTTCTTGCTGCATATCAATTGCATCACTAGCCGTTGTTGAGAGCGTTAGACGCAAAATTGCTATTGAGCAAGGCTACTCAGAACAACCTCAGGCTGTGGTGAACATGTCTGCTATGTGGCTCTTGCCGCGCGAAATCCTCGATGGATTGGCTGAGGCAGCGAATGTGATCGGACAGATTGAGTTTTTTCTCACTGAGCTTCCTCAATCTATGTCTAGCGTGGCTTCGACTCTTGGTGGACTTGGGATGTCAGTGGGAAGTTTGGTAGCAAGTTTTGTTCTGAGTGCTGTTGATTCTGTTACTGGAGGCAGGGGAAATGAAAGTTGGCTTTCAAGCAACATAAACAAGGGTCACTATGACTACTATTATGGCATCATTTGTGCTTTGAGCATTGTAAATTTTGTGTATTTTCTTTACTGTAGTAAATCTTATGGTCCTTGTAAGGAAAGAGGAAAGTAA
- the LOC130710933 gene encoding uncharacterized protein LOC130710933 — translation MTILDSHPQVITLGISSGNLNWACSGVYASPIHVNISLLWNHLCGLADSMSIPWALVGDFNDTLASTEQRGGIFSPSRARHFMDNINSCNLMDIGASGLAFTWFRNFQGRSPVHKRLDCALASLCWRVGFPEGGVEVLPRLHSDHIPLNLRCGKKSGEFRWKAFQEAWHKGGSCILATLNEVKVDSLDFNKKVFSNIFRRKKHIENCLASIQSRLETVDSIALLLQPDKLKKEHHDILAQEEMLWRNRILGLHFPDGNWCDDTETLQLGVIEYFKTLFAETVEVDHSCLPTPGLPFIPSHFLADLEK, via the exons ATGACTATCCTGGATTCTCATCCCCAGGTTATTACCTTGGGCATTTCTTCTGGAAATCTCAATTGGGCTTGCTCCGGCGTATATGCTAGTCCTATTCATGTTAATATAAGTTTACTTTGGAACCATCTCTGTGGGCTAGCGGATAGCATGTCAATCCCGTGGGCGCTGGTTGGTGATTTCAATGATACTTTGGCCTCGACTGAGCAGCGGGGTGGTATCTTCTCCCCGTCGAGAGCGAGGCACTTCATGGATAACATTAACTCTTGTAACTTGATGGATATTGGTGCTTCGGGTCTGGCCTTCACTTGGTTTCGTAATTTCCAGGGTCGGTCCCCAGTCCACAAGCGTCTAGACTGTGCCTTAGCTTCTTTGTGTTGGCGAGTGGGTTTCCCGGAAGGTGGTGTGGAAGTGCTGCCTAGGTTACACTCCGATCACATCCCGTTGAATCTTCGCTGTGGGAAAAAAAGTGGAGAATTTAGGTGGAAGGCCTTTCAA GAGGCTTGGCACAAGGGAGGCTCTTGCATACTAGCGACACTGAATGAGGTTAAGGTGGACTCTTTGGATTTTAATAAGAAGGTTTTTAGTAATATTTTTCGCAGGAAGAAGCATATTGAGAATTGTCTGGCGTCTATTCAGAGTAGACTTGAAACTGTGGATTCAATTGCTCTCCTGCTTCAGCCTGATAAATTGAAGAAAGAGCATCATGACATTTTAGCTCAGGAAGAGATGTTGTG GAGGAATCGTATCTTGGGGCTTCATTTTCCGGATGGGAATTGGTGTGATGACACTGAAACTCTCCAGTTGGGTGTTATCGAGTACTTTAAGACCTTGTTTGCTGAGACTGTGGAAGTTGATCACTCGTGCCTGCCCACTCCTGGGTTGCCTTTTATTCCTTCTCACTTCTTGGCGGACCTTGAGAAATAA
- the LOC130727582 gene encoding uncharacterized protein LOC130727582, which produces MERIIGGKFKIGRKIGSGSFGEIYIASNIDTAEIVAVKMENKKTKHPQLLFEAKLYSIFQGESGIPSMKWCGTDGDNNVLVMDLLGRSLEDLFVYCGRKFSLKTVLLLADQMISRIEYMHSKGFLHRDIKPDNFLMGIGRKSRQVYVIDFGLAKRYWDPKTLKHIPYRENKNLTGTARYASRNTHIGIEQGRRDDLESLGYVLMYFLNGSLPWQGLKAVTKKEKYDKICEKKLSTPFEMLCKSYPVEFASYFHYCHSLQFDQDPDYGFLKRLFRDLFTREGYDRDYLYDWSILKYQQAQQTKRPNQSFPSAAVPSSLAPSLTEKNAGTDDSGQMNITKMFANLERPSVCARPKPSNVQNPNTKNQAEKHNVPPTSSAPPKSSTENVSKPERSIGTSNPSRVFGANSHVSSSWIPSLRRISSAK; this is translated from the exons ATGGAGAGGATCATCGGCGGAAAGTTTAAGATTGGCCGCAAAATTGGTAGCGGCTCGTTTGGTGAAATTTATATAG CCTCAAATATTGATACCGCTGAGATTGTTGCCGTCAAGATg GAAAACAAGAAGACCAAACATCCGCAACTATTGTTTGAGGCCAAGTTATATAGTATTTTCCAAGGAGAAA GTGGTATTCCAAGTATGAAATGGTGCGGTACTGATGGAGACAATAATGTTCTAGTTATGGATCTTCTGGGACGGAGTCTGGAGGACCTTTTTGTCTATTGCGGGCGGAAGTTTTCATTGAAAACAGTCTTGCTGTTGGCCGACCAAATG ATTTCGAGAATAGAGTACATGCACTCCAAGGGTTTTTTGCATAGAGACATCAAACCAGATAACTTCCTTATGGGAATTGGGAGAAAATCAAGGCAG GTTTATGTTATTGATTTTGGACTAGCAAAAAGATATTGGGACCCTAAAACACTCAAGCATATTCCTTACAG GGAGAATAAAAACTTAACAGGGACGGCACGTTATGCCAGTCGCAATACTCACATAGGAATTG AGCAAGGTCGTCGTGATGATTTGGAATCTCTTGGTTATGTACTTATGTACTTTTTAAACGGAAG CCTTCCTTGGCAGGGTCTGAAAGCAGTcaccaaaaaggaaaaatatgacAAGATTTGTGAGAAGAAGTTATCAACTCCTTTTGAG ATGCTTTGCAAGTCATATCCTGTGGAGTTCGCTTCTTACTTTCATTACTGTCACTCCTTGCAATTTGATCAAGATCCGGATTATGGATTCTTAAAGCGTCTGTTTCGTGATTTGTTCACTCGTGAAG GATATGATCGTGACTATTTATACGACTGGTCCATCCTAAAATATCAGCAGGCGCAACAGACAAAGAGACCAAATCAATCATTT CCTTCAGCTGCTGTGCCTAGCAGTCTAGCACCAAGTCTTACTGAAAAGAATGCAG GAACTGATGATTCGGGTCAAATGAATATAACAAAaatgtttgccaatcttgaacGCCCAAGTGTTTGTGCAAGGCCTAAGCCATCAAATGTTCAGAATCCGAATACCAAGAATCAGGCCGAGAAACAT AATGTTCCACCCACTTCATCTGCCCCGCCCAAGTCATCTACAGAAAATGTCTCAAAGC